CACCAGCACCGTCTCCACCGCGTTGCACACGCTCGGCCGCTGCACCTTGGCGTTGACGACGATGTCGCGGGCCCAGTCCACCGGCGCCGACTCGTCGAGCACGATGTGCACGACCCCGGCCCCGGTCTCGATGACGGGCACGGTCGATTCGGTCACGACGGTCTCGATGAGCGAGGCGCTGCCCCGGGGCACGAGCACGTCGATGAATCCGCGGCCGTGCATGAGCGCCTTGGCGCCCTCGCGCCCGAAGTCGTCGACGGTCTGGATCGCCTCGGGGTCGATGCCGACGGACCTCAGCGCGTCGCGCATGACCTCCACGAGCACCGTGTTCGATTCGCGGGCGGCGCTGCCGCCGCGCAGCACCACCGCGTTGCCCGCGCGCAGCGCGAGAGCGGCGATGTCGACGGTGACGTTCGGGCGCGCCTCGTAGATGGCGCCCACGACCCCGAACGGCACCCGCACCTGCTCGAGCGCGACGCCGTTCGGCATCCGATGCCCGCCGATGACCTGACCGATCGGGTCGGGCAGCGAGGCGACGTCGCGCACGGCGGATGCCAGTGCGGCGACCCGCAGCTCGTCCAGTCGCAGGCGGTCGATCAGCGCGTCGCCGATCCCCTCCTCGCGGCCGCGGGTGATGTCCAGGCCGTTGGCCGTGACGATCCGGTCGACGTTCGCCTCGATCGCCTGGGCGATGGCCTCCAGCGCGGCTTCCTTCTCGCTGCTGGTGAGGCGCGCGACCGACCGCGATGCGTCCTTGGCACGCGCGAGGCGGTCCTGTGCGGTCTCGGCGGAGGCGTCCGCGACGGTGGGAGTGCTCATCCGGTCAGTGTATCGGCGCGGCCACCGGCCGAAGGCCGTGTGACCGGCTCAGCCTGCTACGGCCGGCTCGAACCACGTGCCGATCGCAGCGCCCTCGAGCGCCTTGCCGACGAGGTCGGCGCTGGTGACGAGCACGCCGATACCGGATGCCGCCGCCATCCGCGCCGCGGATGCCTTCGTCGCCGCTCCCCCGGTGCCCACGCTGTTGACCACCGAGGCGCCGAACTCGACGCCGGCGAGCTCAGCATCCGCCGCGACCACGTCGATCGGCTCGGCCGCGGGATCGCTCGGCGGCTTGGTGTAGAGCGCGTCGACGTCGCTGAGTAGCACGAGCGCGTCGGCGCCCAGCAGCTGCGCCACGAGGGCTGCGAGCCGGTCGTTGTCGCCGAAGCGGATCTCCTGCGTGGCGACAGTGTCGTTCTCGTTGACGATCGGCAGCACGCCCAGCGCCAGCATCCGATCCATCGCCCGGCGCGCGTTGCTGCGCGAGGTGGGGTTCTCGAGGTCGCCGGTGGTGA
This is a stretch of genomic DNA from Microbacterium sp. YJN-G. It encodes these proteins:
- a CDS encoding glutamate-5-semialdehyde dehydrogenase encodes the protein MSTPTVADASAETAQDRLARAKDASRSVARLTSSEKEAALEAIAQAIEANVDRIVTANGLDITRGREEGIGDALIDRLRLDELRVAALASAVRDVASLPDPIGQVIGGHRMPNGVALEQVRVPFGVVGAIYEARPNVTVDIAALALRAGNAVVLRGGSAARESNTVLVEVMRDALRSVGIDPEAIQTVDDFGREGAKALMHGRGFIDVLVPRGSASLIETVVTESTVPVIETGAGVVHIVLDESAPVDWARDIVVNAKVQRPSVCNAVETVLVLRQAAPLLVPVVASALQSEGVAIHGDDMVAGLVSNVIPATEEDWSTEYLSLDIAIKVVDTLDDALAHIRRYSTGHTESIITTDSRNAERFLAEVDSAVVMANASTRFTDGAEFGFGAEVGISTQKLHTRGPMGVSELTSTKWLARGSGQTRG
- the proB gene encoding glutamate 5-kinase: MTARSRAELASASRIVVKVGSSSISGEASWRIPMIVQALSSAHRRGAEIILVSSGAIATGIPVLALDSRPTDLATQQAAAAVGQNLLVFRYQEALRPFRIVAGQVLLTTGDLENPTSRSNARRAMDRMLALGVLPIVNENDTVATQEIRFGDNDRLAALVAQLLGADALVLLSDVDALYTKPPSDPAAEPIDVVAADAELAGVEFGASVVNSVGTGGAATKASAARMAAASGIGVLVTSADLVGKALEGAAIGTWFEPAVAG